One genomic window of Pecten maximus chromosome 3, xPecMax1.1, whole genome shotgun sequence includes the following:
- the LOC117324457 gene encoding putative leucine-rich repeat-containing protein DDB_G0290503 isoform X6, whose protein sequence is MADKSMVTDDEYLSPDEFTTEERDLQKEIAGLSKQIECLKKDKDEAHKYIKDMSARISENAVMEKEIKRLTVENKDLNSRLQTGDMEYVKLWKEVFPSKNNPQTTTTDKSVSNPVLMNEKTAEQITGTKEDRIQEFETVVKRLMAKLSEESQSKDKLKKRLEQVRDEKQALNEETSRRITECQNQNCKIQEKMRLMTATKDQLEKELEKEKEDRALLVKKLSDQHREYELKLAIKENVISIDVGSLKQQVDTIRRELEEKDVMLKKLTKVNQENEKRVLAGNGKVLSSKIESLQEKVDTLQSDLEKSRAECKREQSENEELRNLLKERDANSDDRHSTELTNEEPEKLSEEKENIKDDLSETEINLLTENPTKKKKTIELRLRSARCGMGKTMIDIVTRGMQTLLKDRLVREKIDLHIKPCETLDDDTGGPLFVLCLSRSIIGTKVNALEGVPGNKDTALIIIHYTDKKESLSLTTVGFRAYGSELRQLGGTIDMAFSRESGLYECDTNNSAVERMTTFLKKF, encoded by the exons ATGGCGGACAAATCCATGGTAACG GATGACGAATATCTTTCGCCAGATGAATTCACTACTGAGGAACGTGACCTTCAGAAGGAAATAGCAGGGTTATCAAAACAGATTGAATGTTTGAAAAAAGACAAAGACGAAGCGCACAAGTACATAAAAGATATGTCAGCAAGAATTTCCGAAAATGCAGTAAtggaaaaagaaataaaacgaCTAACAGTCGAGAACAAAGATTTGAACAGCAGGTTACAAACTGGGGATATGGAGTACGTGAAGTTATGGAAGGAAGTTTTTCCATCAAAAAATAACCCTCAGACGACAACCACAGACAAAAGTGTATCCAACCCTGTACTTATGAACGAGAAGACCGCTGAGCAGATCACAG GCACGAAGGAAGACCGTATACAGGAGTTTGAAACTGTAGTGAAGAGATTAATGGCGAAATTGAGTGAGGAATCGCAAAGCAAGGACAAATTAAAGAAGAGACTTGAACAAGTTAGGGATGAGAAACAAGCTCTAAATGAAGAAACAAGTCGGAGGATAACAGAATGTCAAAACCAAAATT gtaaaatacaagaaaaaatGAGATTGATGACAGCAACTAAGGACCAGCTGGAAAAGGAATTAGAGAAAGAAAAGG aGGATCGAGCCTTACTAGTGAAGAAACTGTCGGACCAGCATCGGGAGTACGAGTTAAAACTTGCCATAAAAGAAAATGTCATCTCTATAGATGTTGGTAGTTTAAAACAGCAAGTCGATACAATACGGAGAGAGTTGG AGGAAAAGGATGTAATGCTGAAGAAACTAACAAAAGTTAATCAAGAAAACGAGAAGAGAGTCCTCGCGGGGAACGGAAAGGTCCTCTCGTCAAAAATAGAAAGCTTACAAGAGAAGGTCGACACATTACAAAGCGATCTGG AAAAGAGCCGCGCTGAATGTAAACGTGAACAGTCGGAAAATGAGGAACTGAGAAATCTTCTGAAGGAGAGAGACG CCAACAGCGATGATCGTCATTCCACGGAGTTGACAAATGAGGAACCCGAAAAACTGTCCGAAGAGAAAGAAAACATCAAAG ATGACCTGAGTGAGACCGAGATAAACTTGTTGACTGAAAACCcaacaaagaaaaagaaaacaatag AGCTAAGACTACGTAGCGCGCGTTGTGGGATGGGCAAAACCATGATTGACATCGTGACCAGAGGGATGCAGACACTTCTCAAAGATAGATTGGTCAGAGAAAAGATAGACCTTCACATCAAACCATGTGAGACCTTGGATGATGATACAGGTGGTCCCCTCTTTGTTCTCTGTCTGTCCAGGTCCATCATAGGAACAAAAGTGAACGCACTGGAGGGAGTACCGG GGAATAAAGATACTGCCCTGATTATTATCCACTACACTGACAAAAAAGAATCCTTGTCGCTTACCACTGTTGGCTTTCGTGCTTACGGAAGCGAATTACGGCAGCTTGGCGGTACCATAGATATGGCATTCAGCAGAGAGAGTGGTCTGTACGAGTGCGACACCAACAATTCAGCGGTGGAAAGAATGACAACCTTTTTGAAGAAATTTTGA
- the LOC117324457 gene encoding synaptonemal complex protein 1-like isoform X2, with amino-acid sequence MADKSMVTDDEYLSPDEFTTEERDLQKEIAGLSKQIECLKKDKDEAHKYIKDMSARISENAVMEKEIKRLTVENKDLNSRLQTGDMEYVKLWKEVFPSKNNPQTTTTDKSVSNPVLMNEKTAEQITGTKEDRIQEFETVVKRLMAKLSEESQSKDKLKKRLEQVRDEKQALNEETSRRITECQNQNCKIQEKMRLMTATKDQLEKELEKEKEDRALLVKKLSDQHREYELKLAIKENVISIDVGSLKQQVDTIRRELEEKDVMLKKLTKVNQENEKRVLAGNGKVLSSKIESLQEKVDTLQSDLEKSRAECKREQSENEELRNLLKERDANSDDRHSTELTNEEPEKLSEEKENIKDASGEQLQSLRLENNDLKLELQKLLSEKQELTDDLSETEINLLTENPTKKKKTIELRLRSARCGMGKTMIDIVTRGMQTLLKDRLVREKIDLHIKPCETLDDDTGGPLFVLCLSRSIIGTKVNALEGVPGNKDTALIIIHYTDKKESLSLTTVGFRAYGSELRQLGGTIDMAFSRESGLYECDTNNSAVERMTTFLKKF; translated from the exons ATGGCGGACAAATCCATGGTAACG GATGACGAATATCTTTCGCCAGATGAATTCACTACTGAGGAACGTGACCTTCAGAAGGAAATAGCAGGGTTATCAAAACAGATTGAATGTTTGAAAAAAGACAAAGACGAAGCGCACAAGTACATAAAAGATATGTCAGCAAGAATTTCCGAAAATGCAGTAAtggaaaaagaaataaaacgaCTAACAGTCGAGAACAAAGATTTGAACAGCAGGTTACAAACTGGGGATATGGAGTACGTGAAGTTATGGAAGGAAGTTTTTCCATCAAAAAATAACCCTCAGACGACAACCACAGACAAAAGTGTATCCAACCCTGTACTTATGAACGAGAAGACCGCTGAGCAGATCACAG GCACGAAGGAAGACCGTATACAGGAGTTTGAAACTGTAGTGAAGAGATTAATGGCGAAATTGAGTGAGGAATCGCAAAGCAAGGACAAATTAAAGAAGAGACTTGAACAAGTTAGGGATGAGAAACAAGCTCTAAATGAAGAAACAAGTCGGAGGATAACAGAATGTCAAAACCAAAATT gtaaaatacaagaaaaaatGAGATTGATGACAGCAACTAAGGACCAGCTGGAAAAGGAATTAGAGAAAGAAAAGG aGGATCGAGCCTTACTAGTGAAGAAACTGTCGGACCAGCATCGGGAGTACGAGTTAAAACTTGCCATAAAAGAAAATGTCATCTCTATAGATGTTGGTAGTTTAAAACAGCAAGTCGATACAATACGGAGAGAGTTGG AGGAAAAGGATGTAATGCTGAAGAAACTAACAAAAGTTAATCAAGAAAACGAGAAGAGAGTCCTCGCGGGGAACGGAAAGGTCCTCTCGTCAAAAATAGAAAGCTTACAAGAGAAGGTCGACACATTACAAAGCGATCTGG AAAAGAGCCGCGCTGAATGTAAACGTGAACAGTCGGAAAATGAGGAACTGAGAAATCTTCTGAAGGAGAGAGACG CCAACAGCGATGATCGTCATTCCACGGAGTTGACAAATGAGGAACCCGAAAAACTGTCCGAAGAGAAAGAAAACATCAAAG ATGCTTCTGGAGAACAGCTTCAGTCACTGCGATTGGAGAACAATGATTTGAAGTTAGAGCTACAAAAACTACTGTCAGAGAAGCAGGAGCTAACTG ATGACCTGAGTGAGACCGAGATAAACTTGTTGACTGAAAACCcaacaaagaaaaagaaaacaatag AGCTAAGACTACGTAGCGCGCGTTGTGGGATGGGCAAAACCATGATTGACATCGTGACCAGAGGGATGCAGACACTTCTCAAAGATAGATTGGTCAGAGAAAAGATAGACCTTCACATCAAACCATGTGAGACCTTGGATGATGATACAGGTGGTCCCCTCTTTGTTCTCTGTCTGTCCAGGTCCATCATAGGAACAAAAGTGAACGCACTGGAGGGAGTACCGG GGAATAAAGATACTGCCCTGATTATTATCCACTACACTGACAAAAAAGAATCCTTGTCGCTTACCACTGTTGGCTTTCGTGCTTACGGAAGCGAATTACGGCAGCTTGGCGGTACCATAGATATGGCATTCAGCAGAGAGAGTGGTCTGTACGAGTGCGACACCAACAATTCAGCGGTGGAAAGAATGACAACCTTTTTGAAGAAATTTTGA
- the LOC117324457 gene encoding synaptonemal complex protein 1-like isoform X4: MADKSMVTDDEYLSPDEFTTEERDLQKEIAGLSKQIECLKKDKDEAHKYIKDMSARISENAVMEKEIKRLTVENKDLNSRLQTGDMEYVKLWKEVFPSKNNPQTTTTDKSVSNPVLMNEKTAEQITGTKEDRIQEFETVVKRLMAKLSEESQSKDKLKKRLEQVRDEKQALNEETSRRITECQNQNCKIQEKMRLMTATKDQLEKELEKEKEEKDVMLKKLTKVNQENEKRVLAGNGKVLSSKIESLQEKVDTLQSDLEKSRAECKREQSENEELRNLLKERDVTKSEEHRAMALKIEELEKLLLEQKMTNSDDRHSTELTNEEPEKLSEEKENIKDASGEQLQSLRLENNDLKLELQKLLSEKQELTDDLSETEINLLTENPTKKKKTIELRLRSARCGMGKTMIDIVTRGMQTLLKDRLVREKIDLHIKPCETLDDDTGGPLFVLCLSRSIIGTKVNALEGVPGNKDTALIIIHYTDKKESLSLTTVGFRAYGSELRQLGGTIDMAFSRESGLYECDTNNSAVERMTTFLKKF, encoded by the exons ATGGCGGACAAATCCATGGTAACG GATGACGAATATCTTTCGCCAGATGAATTCACTACTGAGGAACGTGACCTTCAGAAGGAAATAGCAGGGTTATCAAAACAGATTGAATGTTTGAAAAAAGACAAAGACGAAGCGCACAAGTACATAAAAGATATGTCAGCAAGAATTTCCGAAAATGCAGTAAtggaaaaagaaataaaacgaCTAACAGTCGAGAACAAAGATTTGAACAGCAGGTTACAAACTGGGGATATGGAGTACGTGAAGTTATGGAAGGAAGTTTTTCCATCAAAAAATAACCCTCAGACGACAACCACAGACAAAAGTGTATCCAACCCTGTACTTATGAACGAGAAGACCGCTGAGCAGATCACAG GCACGAAGGAAGACCGTATACAGGAGTTTGAAACTGTAGTGAAGAGATTAATGGCGAAATTGAGTGAGGAATCGCAAAGCAAGGACAAATTAAAGAAGAGACTTGAACAAGTTAGGGATGAGAAACAAGCTCTAAATGAAGAAACAAGTCGGAGGATAACAGAATGTCAAAACCAAAATT gtaaaatacaagaaaaaatGAGATTGATGACAGCAACTAAGGACCAGCTGGAAAAGGAATTAGAGAAAGAAAAGG AGGAAAAGGATGTAATGCTGAAGAAACTAACAAAAGTTAATCAAGAAAACGAGAAGAGAGTCCTCGCGGGGAACGGAAAGGTCCTCTCGTCAAAAATAGAAAGCTTACAAGAGAAGGTCGACACATTACAAAGCGATCTGG AAAAGAGCCGCGCTGAATGTAAACGTGAACAGTCGGAAAATGAGGAACTGAGAAATCTTCTGAAGGAGAGAGACG TAACCAAATCCGAAGAACATCGCGCGATGGCTTTGAAAATTGAGGAATTAGAAAAACTGCTTTTAGAACAGAAAATGA CCAACAGCGATGATCGTCATTCCACGGAGTTGACAAATGAGGAACCCGAAAAACTGTCCGAAGAGAAAGAAAACATCAAAG ATGCTTCTGGAGAACAGCTTCAGTCACTGCGATTGGAGAACAATGATTTGAAGTTAGAGCTACAAAAACTACTGTCAGAGAAGCAGGAGCTAACTG ATGACCTGAGTGAGACCGAGATAAACTTGTTGACTGAAAACCcaacaaagaaaaagaaaacaatag AGCTAAGACTACGTAGCGCGCGTTGTGGGATGGGCAAAACCATGATTGACATCGTGACCAGAGGGATGCAGACACTTCTCAAAGATAGATTGGTCAGAGAAAAGATAGACCTTCACATCAAACCATGTGAGACCTTGGATGATGATACAGGTGGTCCCCTCTTTGTTCTCTGTCTGTCCAGGTCCATCATAGGAACAAAAGTGAACGCACTGGAGGGAGTACCGG GGAATAAAGATACTGCCCTGATTATTATCCACTACACTGACAAAAAAGAATCCTTGTCGCTTACCACTGTTGGCTTTCGTGCTTACGGAAGCGAATTACGGCAGCTTGGCGGTACCATAGATATGGCATTCAGCAGAGAGAGTGGTCTGTACGAGTGCGACACCAACAATTCAGCGGTGGAAAGAATGACAACCTTTTTGAAGAAATTTTGA
- the LOC117324457 gene encoding COP1-interactive protein 1-like isoform X3 encodes MADKSMVTDDEYLSPDEFTTEERDLQKEIAGLSKQIECLKKDKDEAHKYIKDMSARISENAVMEKEIKRLTVENKDLNSRLQTGDMEYVKLWKEVFPSKNNPQTTTTDKSVSNPVLMNEKTAEQITGTKEDRIQEFETVVKRLMAKLSEESQSKDKLKKRLEQVRDEKQALNEETSRRITECQNQNCKIQEKMRLMTATKDQLEKELEKEKEDRALLVKKLSDQHREYELKLAIKENVISIDVGSLKQQVDTIRRELEEKDVMLKKLTKVNQENEKRVLAGNGKVLSSKIESLQEKVDTLQSDLEKSRAECKREQSENEELRNLLKERDVTKSEEHRAMALKIEELEKLLLEQKMTNSDDRHSTELTNEEPEKLSEEKENIKDDLSETEINLLTENPTKKKKTIELRLRSARCGMGKTMIDIVTRGMQTLLKDRLVREKIDLHIKPCETLDDDTGGPLFVLCLSRSIIGTKVNALEGVPGNKDTALIIIHYTDKKESLSLTTVGFRAYGSELRQLGGTIDMAFSRESGLYECDTNNSAVERMTTFLKKF; translated from the exons ATGGCGGACAAATCCATGGTAACG GATGACGAATATCTTTCGCCAGATGAATTCACTACTGAGGAACGTGACCTTCAGAAGGAAATAGCAGGGTTATCAAAACAGATTGAATGTTTGAAAAAAGACAAAGACGAAGCGCACAAGTACATAAAAGATATGTCAGCAAGAATTTCCGAAAATGCAGTAAtggaaaaagaaataaaacgaCTAACAGTCGAGAACAAAGATTTGAACAGCAGGTTACAAACTGGGGATATGGAGTACGTGAAGTTATGGAAGGAAGTTTTTCCATCAAAAAATAACCCTCAGACGACAACCACAGACAAAAGTGTATCCAACCCTGTACTTATGAACGAGAAGACCGCTGAGCAGATCACAG GCACGAAGGAAGACCGTATACAGGAGTTTGAAACTGTAGTGAAGAGATTAATGGCGAAATTGAGTGAGGAATCGCAAAGCAAGGACAAATTAAAGAAGAGACTTGAACAAGTTAGGGATGAGAAACAAGCTCTAAATGAAGAAACAAGTCGGAGGATAACAGAATGTCAAAACCAAAATT gtaaaatacaagaaaaaatGAGATTGATGACAGCAACTAAGGACCAGCTGGAAAAGGAATTAGAGAAAGAAAAGG aGGATCGAGCCTTACTAGTGAAGAAACTGTCGGACCAGCATCGGGAGTACGAGTTAAAACTTGCCATAAAAGAAAATGTCATCTCTATAGATGTTGGTAGTTTAAAACAGCAAGTCGATACAATACGGAGAGAGTTGG AGGAAAAGGATGTAATGCTGAAGAAACTAACAAAAGTTAATCAAGAAAACGAGAAGAGAGTCCTCGCGGGGAACGGAAAGGTCCTCTCGTCAAAAATAGAAAGCTTACAAGAGAAGGTCGACACATTACAAAGCGATCTGG AAAAGAGCCGCGCTGAATGTAAACGTGAACAGTCGGAAAATGAGGAACTGAGAAATCTTCTGAAGGAGAGAGACG TAACCAAATCCGAAGAACATCGCGCGATGGCTTTGAAAATTGAGGAATTAGAAAAACTGCTTTTAGAACAGAAAATGA CCAACAGCGATGATCGTCATTCCACGGAGTTGACAAATGAGGAACCCGAAAAACTGTCCGAAGAGAAAGAAAACATCAAAG ATGACCTGAGTGAGACCGAGATAAACTTGTTGACTGAAAACCcaacaaagaaaaagaaaacaatag AGCTAAGACTACGTAGCGCGCGTTGTGGGATGGGCAAAACCATGATTGACATCGTGACCAGAGGGATGCAGACACTTCTCAAAGATAGATTGGTCAGAGAAAAGATAGACCTTCACATCAAACCATGTGAGACCTTGGATGATGATACAGGTGGTCCCCTCTTTGTTCTCTGTCTGTCCAGGTCCATCATAGGAACAAAAGTGAACGCACTGGAGGGAGTACCGG GGAATAAAGATACTGCCCTGATTATTATCCACTACACTGACAAAAAAGAATCCTTGTCGCTTACCACTGTTGGCTTTCGTGCTTACGGAAGCGAATTACGGCAGCTTGGCGGTACCATAGATATGGCATTCAGCAGAGAGAGTGGTCTGTACGAGTGCGACACCAACAATTCAGCGGTGGAAAGAATGACAACCTTTTTGAAGAAATTTTGA
- the LOC117324457 gene encoding synaptonemal complex protein 1-like isoform X1 encodes MADKSMVTDDEYLSPDEFTTEERDLQKEIAGLSKQIECLKKDKDEAHKYIKDMSARISENAVMEKEIKRLTVENKDLNSRLQTGDMEYVKLWKEVFPSKNNPQTTTTDKSVSNPVLMNEKTAEQITGTKEDRIQEFETVVKRLMAKLSEESQSKDKLKKRLEQVRDEKQALNEETSRRITECQNQNCKIQEKMRLMTATKDQLEKELEKEKEDRALLVKKLSDQHREYELKLAIKENVISIDVGSLKQQVDTIRRELEEKDVMLKKLTKVNQENEKRVLAGNGKVLSSKIESLQEKVDTLQSDLEKSRAECKREQSENEELRNLLKERDVTKSEEHRAMALKIEELEKLLLEQKMTNSDDRHSTELTNEEPEKLSEEKENIKDASGEQLQSLRLENNDLKLELQKLLSEKQELTDDLSETEINLLTENPTKKKKTIELRLRSARCGMGKTMIDIVTRGMQTLLKDRLVREKIDLHIKPCETLDDDTGGPLFVLCLSRSIIGTKVNALEGVPGNKDTALIIIHYTDKKESLSLTTVGFRAYGSELRQLGGTIDMAFSRESGLYECDTNNSAVERMTTFLKKF; translated from the exons ATGGCGGACAAATCCATGGTAACG GATGACGAATATCTTTCGCCAGATGAATTCACTACTGAGGAACGTGACCTTCAGAAGGAAATAGCAGGGTTATCAAAACAGATTGAATGTTTGAAAAAAGACAAAGACGAAGCGCACAAGTACATAAAAGATATGTCAGCAAGAATTTCCGAAAATGCAGTAAtggaaaaagaaataaaacgaCTAACAGTCGAGAACAAAGATTTGAACAGCAGGTTACAAACTGGGGATATGGAGTACGTGAAGTTATGGAAGGAAGTTTTTCCATCAAAAAATAACCCTCAGACGACAACCACAGACAAAAGTGTATCCAACCCTGTACTTATGAACGAGAAGACCGCTGAGCAGATCACAG GCACGAAGGAAGACCGTATACAGGAGTTTGAAACTGTAGTGAAGAGATTAATGGCGAAATTGAGTGAGGAATCGCAAAGCAAGGACAAATTAAAGAAGAGACTTGAACAAGTTAGGGATGAGAAACAAGCTCTAAATGAAGAAACAAGTCGGAGGATAACAGAATGTCAAAACCAAAATT gtaaaatacaagaaaaaatGAGATTGATGACAGCAACTAAGGACCAGCTGGAAAAGGAATTAGAGAAAGAAAAGG aGGATCGAGCCTTACTAGTGAAGAAACTGTCGGACCAGCATCGGGAGTACGAGTTAAAACTTGCCATAAAAGAAAATGTCATCTCTATAGATGTTGGTAGTTTAAAACAGCAAGTCGATACAATACGGAGAGAGTTGG AGGAAAAGGATGTAATGCTGAAGAAACTAACAAAAGTTAATCAAGAAAACGAGAAGAGAGTCCTCGCGGGGAACGGAAAGGTCCTCTCGTCAAAAATAGAAAGCTTACAAGAGAAGGTCGACACATTACAAAGCGATCTGG AAAAGAGCCGCGCTGAATGTAAACGTGAACAGTCGGAAAATGAGGAACTGAGAAATCTTCTGAAGGAGAGAGACG TAACCAAATCCGAAGAACATCGCGCGATGGCTTTGAAAATTGAGGAATTAGAAAAACTGCTTTTAGAACAGAAAATGA CCAACAGCGATGATCGTCATTCCACGGAGTTGACAAATGAGGAACCCGAAAAACTGTCCGAAGAGAAAGAAAACATCAAAG ATGCTTCTGGAGAACAGCTTCAGTCACTGCGATTGGAGAACAATGATTTGAAGTTAGAGCTACAAAAACTACTGTCAGAGAAGCAGGAGCTAACTG ATGACCTGAGTGAGACCGAGATAAACTTGTTGACTGAAAACCcaacaaagaaaaagaaaacaatag AGCTAAGACTACGTAGCGCGCGTTGTGGGATGGGCAAAACCATGATTGACATCGTGACCAGAGGGATGCAGACACTTCTCAAAGATAGATTGGTCAGAGAAAAGATAGACCTTCACATCAAACCATGTGAGACCTTGGATGATGATACAGGTGGTCCCCTCTTTGTTCTCTGTCTGTCCAGGTCCATCATAGGAACAAAAGTGAACGCACTGGAGGGAGTACCGG GGAATAAAGATACTGCCCTGATTATTATCCACTACACTGACAAAAAAGAATCCTTGTCGCTTACCACTGTTGGCTTTCGTGCTTACGGAAGCGAATTACGGCAGCTTGGCGGTACCATAGATATGGCATTCAGCAGAGAGAGTGGTCTGTACGAGTGCGACACCAACAATTCAGCGGTGGAAAGAATGACAACCTTTTTGAAGAAATTTTGA
- the LOC117324457 gene encoding COP1-interactive protein 1-like isoform X5 — protein MADKSMVTDDEYLSPDEFTTEERDLQKEIAGLSKQIECLKKDKDEAHKYIKDMSARISENAVMEKEIKRLTVENKDLNSRLQTGDMEYVKLWKEVFPSKNNPQTTTTDKSVSNPVLMNEKTAEQITGTKEDRIQEFETVVKRLMAKLSEESQSKDKLKKRLEQVRDEKQALNEETSRRITECQNQNCKIQEKMRLMTATKDQLEKELEKEKEDRALLVKKLSDQHREYELKLAIKENVISIDVGSLKQQVDTIRRELEEKDVMLKKLTKVNQENEKRVLAGNGKVLSSKIESLQEKVDTLQSDLANSDDRHSTELTNEEPEKLSEEKENIKDASGEQLQSLRLENNDLKLELQKLLSEKQELTDDLSETEINLLTENPTKKKKTIELRLRSARCGMGKTMIDIVTRGMQTLLKDRLVREKIDLHIKPCETLDDDTGGPLFVLCLSRSIIGTKVNALEGVPGNKDTALIIIHYTDKKESLSLTTVGFRAYGSELRQLGGTIDMAFSRESGLYECDTNNSAVERMTTFLKKF, from the exons ATGGCGGACAAATCCATGGTAACG GATGACGAATATCTTTCGCCAGATGAATTCACTACTGAGGAACGTGACCTTCAGAAGGAAATAGCAGGGTTATCAAAACAGATTGAATGTTTGAAAAAAGACAAAGACGAAGCGCACAAGTACATAAAAGATATGTCAGCAAGAATTTCCGAAAATGCAGTAAtggaaaaagaaataaaacgaCTAACAGTCGAGAACAAAGATTTGAACAGCAGGTTACAAACTGGGGATATGGAGTACGTGAAGTTATGGAAGGAAGTTTTTCCATCAAAAAATAACCCTCAGACGACAACCACAGACAAAAGTGTATCCAACCCTGTACTTATGAACGAGAAGACCGCTGAGCAGATCACAG GCACGAAGGAAGACCGTATACAGGAGTTTGAAACTGTAGTGAAGAGATTAATGGCGAAATTGAGTGAGGAATCGCAAAGCAAGGACAAATTAAAGAAGAGACTTGAACAAGTTAGGGATGAGAAACAAGCTCTAAATGAAGAAACAAGTCGGAGGATAACAGAATGTCAAAACCAAAATT gtaaaatacaagaaaaaatGAGATTGATGACAGCAACTAAGGACCAGCTGGAAAAGGAATTAGAGAAAGAAAAGG aGGATCGAGCCTTACTAGTGAAGAAACTGTCGGACCAGCATCGGGAGTACGAGTTAAAACTTGCCATAAAAGAAAATGTCATCTCTATAGATGTTGGTAGTTTAAAACAGCAAGTCGATACAATACGGAGAGAGTTGG AGGAAAAGGATGTAATGCTGAAGAAACTAACAAAAGTTAATCAAGAAAACGAGAAGAGAGTCCTCGCGGGGAACGGAAAGGTCCTCTCGTCAAAAATAGAAAGCTTACAAGAGAAGGTCGACACATTACAAAGCGATCTGG CCAACAGCGATGATCGTCATTCCACGGAGTTGACAAATGAGGAACCCGAAAAACTGTCCGAAGAGAAAGAAAACATCAAAG ATGCTTCTGGAGAACAGCTTCAGTCACTGCGATTGGAGAACAATGATTTGAAGTTAGAGCTACAAAAACTACTGTCAGAGAAGCAGGAGCTAACTG ATGACCTGAGTGAGACCGAGATAAACTTGTTGACTGAAAACCcaacaaagaaaaagaaaacaatag AGCTAAGACTACGTAGCGCGCGTTGTGGGATGGGCAAAACCATGATTGACATCGTGACCAGAGGGATGCAGACACTTCTCAAAGATAGATTGGTCAGAGAAAAGATAGACCTTCACATCAAACCATGTGAGACCTTGGATGATGATACAGGTGGTCCCCTCTTTGTTCTCTGTCTGTCCAGGTCCATCATAGGAACAAAAGTGAACGCACTGGAGGGAGTACCGG GGAATAAAGATACTGCCCTGATTATTATCCACTACACTGACAAAAAAGAATCCTTGTCGCTTACCACTGTTGGCTTTCGTGCTTACGGAAGCGAATTACGGCAGCTTGGCGGTACCATAGATATGGCATTCAGCAGAGAGAGTGGTCTGTACGAGTGCGACACCAACAATTCAGCGGTGGAAAGAATGACAACCTTTTTGAAGAAATTTTGA